The proteins below come from a single Rosa rugosa chromosome 2, drRosRugo1.1, whole genome shotgun sequence genomic window:
- the LOC133730717 gene encoding uncharacterized protein LOC133730717, with translation MADSKSTVSLKLLIDTKRQKVLLAEAGKDFVDFLFTLLSLPVGTLIRLLSKDGMVGSFGKLYDSVENLDLTYMEPQLNKDILLKPKAPVAGPNILGLLDLANVDESAARNKVFYMCSKRNNININRRGYCRSCGCEQCNCSGSDPTAHLYVTEDPNEQCPKCNHHMSSQATYVGQPKTTVAASRFGAAGYVKGLVTYIIMDDLEVKPMSTISSITLLNRFNVKDVGTLEEKVVDLGMNEGLKLLKESLQSKAVLTNAFLGKKAAA, from the exons ATGGCCGACTCTAAATCTACAGTCAGCCTGAAGCTACTCATCGATACAAAGCGTCAAAAGGTTCTGCTTGCCGAAGCGGGTAAGGACTTTGTGGATTTTCTTTTCACCCTTCTCTCTTTGCCAGTTGGCACTCTTATTAGGCTTCTGTCAAAGGATGGCATGGTTGGTAGCTTTGGTAAACTGTATGACAGTGTTGAAAATCTAGATTTAACATATATGGAACCCCAACTAAACAAGGATATCCTGCTCAAACCCAAGGCACCTGTTGCTGGACCTAATATCCTCGGTTTGTTGGACTTGGCCAATGTCGACGAATCAGCTGCTAGAAATAAGGTGTTCTACATGTGTTCGAAAAGGaataatattaatattaatagGCGTGGCTATTGCCGGAGCTGCGGCTGTGAACAGTGTAACTGTTCCGGCTCTGACCCTACCGCCCACCTTTATGTGACTGAAGATCCTAACGAACAATGTCCAAAGTGCAATCACCATATGTCTTCTCAGGCGACTTATGTTGGTCAACCAAAGACCACGGTAGCAGCTTCTCGCTTTGGTGCAGCAGGATATGTCAAAGGCCTAGTTACGTACATTATAATGGATGATCTGGAGGTAAAGCCTATGTCCACTATTTCAAGCATAACTCTGCTCAACAGATTCAATGTTAAGGATGTTGGCACCCTCGAAGAGAAGGTTGTAGATCTAGGCATGAATGAG GGTCTGAAACTGCTGAAAGAATCCCTACAATCCAAAGCAGTTCTCACAAATGCGTTCCTGGGGAAGAAAGCTGCAGCATGA
- the LOC133730718 gene encoding F-box protein CPR1-like, with product MTENQLPEDIIVSDILVKLPIKSLIRCTCVSKRWRFIISDPQFAKSHFQLARRHHTLTRRLLLYCSPSQVESLDLETTPSPSSPIRNLTCKLNNQPESIKLLGSCNGLVCVCTDPTLSSCDLFIWNPSTGFFRNLPYPCFSSATHTVLYGGFGYLSATDDYKVVVAAADNVFEYGDNVVEVKVLSWRTGVWRKIEVHPLLCYTLYPAAVVVGETLHWFRNDRWLGSAIIGFDLDKEEFREMPPPPPGFWQRYDRDYVGCVGCWGGRLHVFRYTARVCDVMELWVRGENGDGESWTEVFKLKITDEPRKAVFLRPFLAVGSSAVVAKVTRNSTMEMVRIEPRDEEPIVDMFKRGVEPAMILYEESLHRLPGCGAVEEEKVEEIQTPIFGALFWITDHWYSILALIMFMLSIFHGIGEMSILNVVTWNLGGSWNSRDVTNMNSYTKSPSISVDYKRNITM from the exons ATGACGGAAAACCAACTACCGGAAGACATCATAGTCTCCGACATCCTGGTCAAACTCCCCATCAAATCCTTAATCCGCTGCACTTGCGTCTCGAAACGGTGGCGTTTCATAATCTCCGACCCCCAATTCGCCAAATCTCACTTCCAACTAGCTCGCCGCCACCACACCTTGacccgccgcctcctcctctaCTGCTCCCCCTCCCAAGTCGAATCCCTTGACTTGGAAACGACGCCGTCTCCGTCTTCTCCGATTCGCAACCTCACCTGTAAACTAAACAACCAACCCGAATCGATCAAGCTCCTCGGCTCCTGCAACGGCCTGGTATGCGTCTGTACGGATCCCACTTTGAGCAGTTGTGATCTCTTCATCTGGAACCCATCAACTGGTTTCTTCCGTAATCTACCGTACCCATGTTTTTCCTCGGCGACCCACACTGTTCTGTACGGCGGGTTCGGGTACTTGTCGGCCACGGACGACTACAAGGTCGTGGTGGCGGCGGCGGACAATGTGTTTGAGTACGGCGATAATGTGGTGGAGGTGAAGGTGTTGTCATGGAGAACAGGGGTTTGGAGAAAGATTGAAGTGCACCCTTTGTTGTGTTATACGTTGTACCCGGCGGCGGTTGTGGTGGGGGAGACGCTTCATTGGTTTCGGAACGATCGTTGGTTAGGGTCGGCGATTATTGGTTTTGATTTGGACAAGGAGGAGTTTAGGGAgatgccgccgccgccgccgggTTTTTGGCAGAGATATGATAGAGATTATGTTGGGTGTGTGGGTTGTTGGGGAGGAAGGCTACATGTGTTTCGATATACGGCTCGTGTTTGTGATGTTATGGAGTTATGGGTTAGGGGTGAGAATGGTGATGGTGAGTCGTGGACCGAGGTGTTCAAGTTGAAAATAACCGATGAGCCTCGGAAGGCTGTGTTTCTGCGGCCGTTTTTGGCTGTGGGAAGTAGTGCAGTTGTGGCGAAAGTGACTAGGAACTCGACGATGGAGATGGTGAGGATTGAACCTAGAGATGAGGAACCGATTGTAGATATGTTTAAGAGGGGGGTTGAACCGGCAATGATTCTATATGAAGAGAGCCTGCACCGGCTTCCTGGTTGTGGTGCCGTGGAAGAAGAGAAGGTGGAAGAGATTCAAACCCCAATATTTGGTGCTCTGTTCTGGATTACTGATCACTGGTACTCTATTCTGGCTTTG ATTATGTTCATGCTTTCAATTTTCCATGGGATTGGAGAGATGAGCATCTTGAATGTTGTCACTTGGAACTTAGGAGGTAGTTGGAACTCAAGAGATGTGACTAACATGAACAGCTACACCAAATCTCCATCGATATCTGTTGATTACAAGCGAAACATTACTATGTGA